The Lysobacter luteus genome contains the following window.
GCGCTGGCGGGTTTCATCGACAAATGGCGCGCACGCTGGCCGGAGTGGGCGGTCGTGGAAGTGTTCGTCCCCGCCGGGCAGCGCGAGCTCGCTTCGGCCTGGGCGGCGCTGCTGCAGGAGCTCACCGACGCGGCCTGGGGCGGGACCGATCCCATCCCCGGGGAAGCGAAGCTGGGCTGGTGGCAGGAAGAGCTGGTCGGTTGGACCCGCGGTGCGCGGCGGCATCCACTCGGCACCGCGTTGCAGCGCCAACCCGCGCCGTGGACGACGCTGGCGGCCGCGCTGCCGTCGCTCGGCAACAGCCGTGAGCGTCCGGGCGACCCGGCGGAAGCATTCGCCGCGCTGGCCCCGTTCGCCCGGGCGGTCGCGGACATCGAGCAGGTGCTGTTTGCTGGTACGTCCGACGCCGCCGCTCCACTGGCCCCCGCGGCCCCAGTCGATGGCGCGGCACGGCGCTCCGGCACCGATGTCGTCGCGGCGACGCTGCTACAGGCGCGCCTGCTGATCGCCGGCGATGCCGGGGTACCGCTGGATGTCATCGCCCGCGCCGGCGAGGCGGACTCCCGACCGCTGTGGATGGCGCGCCTGCGGCAGCAGTGGCCGGGCGCGGAC
Protein-coding sequences here:
- a CDS encoding isoprenoid biosynthesis enzyme family protein, whose product is MSESGAVPIDVREEPGAALAGFIDKWRARWPEWAVVEVFVPAGQRELASAWAALLQELTDAAWGGTDPIPGEAKLGWWQEELVGWTRGARRHPLGTALQRQPAPWTTLAAALPSLGNSRERPGDPAEAFAALAPFARAVADIEQVLFAGTSDAAAPLAPAAPVDGAARRSGTDVVAATLLQARLLIAGDAGVPLDVIARAGEADSRPLWMARLRQQWPGADGTRPRRLWAALARGRLAGGDATTPLPGWRALFAGWRAARG